A genomic region of Arachis stenosperma cultivar V10309 chromosome 9, arast.V10309.gnm1.PFL2, whole genome shotgun sequence contains the following coding sequences:
- the LOC130948555 gene encoding phospholipid:diacylglycerol acyltransferase 1-like yields MSSVRRRRGSEAQSKEIQAEENNKEEEEEEEKEHGEDDNDKNKKKKKMKDEKSKEKQEKKRKWSCIDSCCWFVGCICTVWWLMLFLYKLMPASLPQYVTEAITGPLPDPPGVKLKKEGLTAKHPVVFVPGIVTGGLELWEGHQCAEGLFRKRLWGGTFGEVYKRPSCWAEHMSLDNETGLDPPGIRVRPVSGLVAADYFAPGYFVWAVLIANLAHIGYEEKSMYMAAYDWRISFQNTEVRDRALSRIKSNIELMVATNGGNKAVILPHSMGVLYFLHFMKWVEAPAPMGGGGGSDWCSKYIKAVVNIGGPFLGVPKAIAGLFSAEARDIAVARALAPGFLDNDLFRLQTLQHVMRMTRTWDSTMSMIPRGGETIWGGLDWSPEEGYTPSERKQNSNNTQLTGQETNKTNVNYGRMISFGRDVAEAPSTEIEMTDFRGAIKGHSVANTSCRDVWTEYHDMGVEGVRAVAEHKVYTASSIIDLLQFVAPKMMARGSAHFSYGIADNLDDPKYQHYKYWSNPLETKLPNAPDMEIFSMYGVGLPTERAYIYKLSPYAECYIPFEIDTTAEGPDEDSCLKGGVYTVDGDETVPVLSTGFMCAKGWRGKTRFNPFGIKTYIREYEHSPPANFLEGRGTQSGAHVDIMGNFALIEDVIRVAAGAKGEDLRGDQVYSDIFKWSEKIKLRL; encoded by the exons ATGTCTTCAGTTCGACGGAGAAGAGGATCGGAAGCTCAGAGCAAAGAGATTCAAGCCGAAGAGaacaacaaagaagaagaagaagaagaagaaaaagaacacGGAGAAGATGACAATGataagaataagaagaagaagaagatgaaagatGAGAAGAGCAAGGAGAAAcaagagaagaagaggaagtggTCCTGCATCGATAGCTGTTGCTGGTTCGTAGGGTGCATTTGCACGGTGTGGTGGTTGATGCTGTTCTTGTACAAGCTGATGCCGGCTTCGCTGCCGCAGTATGTGACGGAAGCGATCACGGGGCCGTTGCCGGACCCGCCGGGGGTGAAGCTGAAGAAGGAGGGGCTCACGGCAAAGCATCCGGTGGTGTTCGTGCCCGGTATCGTCACCGGTGGGCTTGAGCTCTGGGAGGGACATCAGTGTGCTGAAGGACTCTTCAGGAAACGCTTGTGGGGTGGCACCTTTGGAGAAGTCTACAAGAG ACCTTCATGCTGGGCGGAGCACATGTCGCTTGACAATGAAACAGGATTGGATCCACCTGGCATAAGAGTGAGGCCTGTCTCTGGACTTGTAGCTGCTGATTACTTTGCCCCTGGATATTTCGTTTGGGCAGTCCTAATTGCTAACTTGGCTCACATTGGTtatgaagagaaaagcatgtaCATGGCTGCATATGATTGGAGAATATCATTTCAGAACACTGAG GTGCGTGATCGAGCATTAAGTCGGATAAAAAGCAATATAGAACTTATGGTTGCTACTAATGGTGGGAACAAGGCAGTTATTCTTCCACATTCAATGGGTGTACTATACTTTCTTCATTTTATGAAGTGGGTGGAAGCACCAGCACCAATGGGTGGTGGGGGTGGATCAGATTGGTGTTCCAAATATATAAAGGCAGTTGTAAACATTGGTGGGCCATTTTTAGGTGTTCCCAAGGCTATAGCAGGTCTTTTCTCAGCTGAAGCCAGGGATATTGCTGTTGCCAG GGCGCTTGCACCGGGGTTTTTAGATAATGATCTGTTTCGCCTTCAAACCTTGCAACATGTAATGAGGATGACTCGCACTTGGGACTCAACTATGTCAATGATACCAAGAGGCGGGGAAACTATATGGGGTGGTCTTGATTGGTCACCAGAGGAAGGCTATACCCCTAGCGAGAGAAAGCAAAACTCTAACAATACTCAGTTAACAGGCcaagaaacaaataaaacaaatgTTAACTATGGAAGAATGATATCATTTGGCAGAGATGTGGCAGAGGCACCTTCCACTGAGATCGAGATGACTGACTTTCGA GGTGCCATTAAGGGTCATAGCGTTGCAAACACCTCTTGTCGCGATGTGTGGACCGAATATCATGACATGGGAGTTGAGGGAGTAAGAGCTGTCGCTGAACATAAAGTTTACACAGCTAGCTCAATTATAGACCTGCTTCAATTTGTTGCTCCAAAAATGATGGCCCGTGGAAGTGCACATTTCTCTTATGGAATTGCTGACAACTTGGATGATCCTAAATATCAACACTACAAATATTGGTCAAACCCCTTGGAGACAAA ACTACCAAATGCTCCAGACATGGAAATCTTCTCCATGTATGGAGTAGGCTTACCAACAGAAAGAGCCTATATTTACAAGTTATCTCCCTATGCTGAGTGCTACATTCCGTTTGAAATAGATACCACAGCAGAAGGTCCTGATGAAGATAGCTGTCTGAAAGGTGGAGTCTATACTGTCGATGGTGATGAGACCGTGCCGGTTCTAAGCACAGGCTTCATGTGCGCGAAAGGTTGGCGCGGGAAAACCAGATTCAACCCTTTTGGGATTAAGACTTACATTAGAGAATATGAGCATTCTCCTCCAGCAAACTTTCTAGAAGGCAGGGGGACACAAAGTGGTGCCCATGTTGATATAATGGGAAATTTTGCATTGATTGAGGATGTTATAAGGGTGGCGGCAGGGGCCAAAGGAGAAGATCTGCGAGGCGATCAAGTGTATTCCGACATCTTTAAATGGTCTGAGAAAATTAAGTTACGCCTGTGA